In one Candidatus Rickettsiella isopodorum genomic region, the following are encoded:
- a CDS encoding cell division protein ZipA C-terminal FtsZ-binding domain-containing protein, whose product MDIDYLLIILPSIIFLGVFGLILIIWHGNFRSKKEKLNAEHSITEPPSKTELSTSRLEPTFTKSNLKQESTNNKNSITQYDLDNYIILQLMAPKQRPYRGYELIQTLTSAGFHYGKMNIFHFYADPLAKQELLFSLASAIEPGTFDLDNTGEIVCPGLCLFMSIHQVKSALNTFNLMWETAQILAQDLDGVLCDKQLQPIEDPSRYHSQLHAYA is encoded by the coding sequence ATGGACATTGACTACTTACTGATTATTTTACCTAGTATTATTTTTCTCGGTGTTTTTGGTTTAATACTTATTATTTGGCATGGAAATTTTCGCAGTAAAAAAGAAAAATTAAATGCCGAACATTCAATAACAGAACCTCCGTCTAAAACTGAGCTATCGACATCGCGACTCGAACCTACTTTCACTAAATCTAATCTGAAACAAGAAAGCACTAACAACAAGAACTCCATAACTCAATATGACCTCGATAACTATATAATCTTACAATTAATGGCCCCCAAACAAAGACCATATCGCGGATATGAACTGATCCAAACATTGACGAGTGCCGGTTTTCACTATGGCAAAATGAATATTTTTCATTTTTATGCCGATCCTTTAGCCAAACAAGAGCTTTTATTTAGTCTAGCCTCAGCTATCGAGCCTGGAACCTTTGATTTAGATAATACCGGAGAAATAGTTTGTCCCGGATTATGTCTATTTATGTCGATCCATCAGGTTAAATCCGCGCTGAACACATTTAACTTAATGTGGGAGACGGCACAAATTCTCGCACAAGACTTAGATGGTGTACTGTGTGATAAACAACTACAACCTATTGAGGATCCTTCTCGATATCACTCACAACTTCATGCTTATGCCTAA
- the ligA gene encoding NAD-dependent DNA ligase LigA: MPKPSDSLIKKMERLKKKINEHNYRYHILDDPLISDAAYDKLFRELEDLEKHYPELVSNDSPTQRVGSTPLTSFQQVQHAIPMLSLENAFSEKEVLAFNQRIQERLQTEDDIEYACEPKLDGIAVSLIYYKGQLIRAATRGDGHTGEDITLNIRTILSIPLQLRGSDYPTNLEVRGEVYIPKKAFQQLNNRLKETGEKPLVNPRNAAAGSLRQLNPKITAQRSLAFFTHSVGQIKEGPLAATHTAILDQFKRWGLPRCPQTKTAKNISACLAYYYKIEKQRVTLPYEIDGVVYKVNSIALQQQLGFVSRAPRWALAHKFPAQEAFTRVLAIEFQVGRTGALTPVARLQPIFVGGATISNATLHNMDEVKRKDIRVGDTVIIRRAGDVIPEVVSVVQEKRPANTYDLQLPKHCPICGSDIIKLETEATARCSGALYCPAQRKEAIKHFVSRKAMNIEGLGDKLVDQLVDTNLIKDVSDLYQLKIEQLVDLEHLGEKSAQKLCAAILASKKTSLTRFLYGLGIRDVGITTALNLTQHFQKLKSIMQADEASLQAIPDIGPVVAAHVKKFFSEAHNLEVIKNLLIAGITWPKPPGINQQHVSLLTGKNFVLTGSLSELSREQATTLLQGLGAKVTSSVTKKTDYVIVGQNAGSKLTHAQELGLTILTEKKFLSLLKKANLS; the protein is encoded by the coding sequence ATGCCTAAACCATCCGATAGCCTTATTAAAAAAATGGAGCGGCTTAAAAAAAAAATTAACGAACACAACTATCGGTACCACATTCTTGATGACCCATTGATTAGTGATGCCGCTTACGACAAACTGTTTCGTGAATTAGAAGATCTCGAAAAACACTATCCCGAACTGGTAAGCAATGACTCTCCCACACAACGCGTCGGTAGCACTCCGTTAACATCCTTCCAACAAGTCCAACATGCTATACCCATGCTCTCTTTGGAAAATGCTTTTTCTGAAAAAGAAGTACTCGCGTTTAATCAACGTATACAAGAGAGATTACAGACCGAAGACGATATCGAATATGCATGCGAACCCAAATTGGATGGTATTGCCGTAAGCTTAATCTACTATAAAGGACAACTCATTCGTGCCGCAACACGGGGCGATGGCCATACTGGAGAAGATATTACTTTAAATATCCGTACCATTTTAAGTATTCCCTTACAACTTCGAGGGTCGGATTACCCGACAAATTTAGAGGTACGTGGCGAAGTATACATTCCCAAAAAAGCCTTTCAACAACTTAATAATCGGTTAAAAGAAACGGGAGAAAAACCATTGGTTAATCCACGTAATGCGGCAGCAGGAAGTTTACGTCAATTAAATCCTAAAATTACTGCGCAACGTTCTTTAGCTTTTTTTACACATAGTGTCGGACAAATTAAAGAGGGTCCATTAGCAGCGACACACACAGCGATCTTAGATCAATTTAAACGTTGGGGTTTACCTCGTTGCCCACAAACTAAAACAGCGAAAAATATATCCGCCTGCTTAGCGTATTATTATAAAATAGAAAAACAACGCGTGACTCTTCCTTATGAGATTGATGGTGTCGTTTACAAAGTCAACTCTATTGCCTTACAACAGCAACTGGGCTTTGTTTCACGTGCTCCACGCTGGGCACTTGCGCATAAATTTCCCGCGCAAGAAGCATTTACACGGGTCCTAGCCATCGAGTTTCAAGTGGGCCGTACGGGTGCCTTAACCCCGGTTGCACGATTACAACCCATTTTTGTTGGAGGGGCAACGATTAGCAATGCCACTTTACATAATATGGACGAAGTTAAACGCAAAGACATACGTGTAGGGGATACCGTTATCATCCGTAGAGCAGGTGATGTTATCCCAGAAGTCGTCAGCGTCGTTCAAGAAAAACGGCCCGCTAACACCTATGATTTACAATTACCTAAACACTGCCCTATCTGTGGCTCAGATATCATTAAATTAGAAACCGAAGCAACTGCACGCTGCAGCGGCGCCCTCTATTGCCCAGCACAACGTAAAGAAGCCATCAAGCATTTTGTCTCACGCAAAGCCATGAATATTGAAGGTTTAGGCGATAAACTCGTCGATCAATTAGTCGATACTAATTTAATTAAAGATGTCTCTGACCTATACCAATTAAAGATAGAACAATTAGTCGATCTTGAACATCTGGGTGAAAAATCCGCTCAGAAATTATGCGCCGCCATACTCGCTAGTAAAAAAACCAGCTTAACCCGTTTCTTATATGGCTTAGGAATACGTGATGTGGGTATAACGACAGCCCTAAATCTCACTCAACATTTTCAAAAACTGAAATCTATCATGCAGGCGGATGAAGCGTCCCTACAAGCTATTCCCGACATAGGTCCTGTAGTCGCAGCCCATGTTAAAAAATTCTTTAGCGAAGCTCACAACCTTGAAGTAATCAAAAATCTACTGATAGCTGGGATTACTTGGCCAAAACCTCCTGGTATTAATCAGCAACACGTCTCCCTCTTAACCGGAAAAAATTTTGTTTTAACCGGCAGCTTATCTGAATTAAGTCGCGAGCAAGCCACCACTTTGCTCCAAGGACTCGGAGCAAAAGTCACTTCTAGCGTGACCAAAAAAACCGATTACGTGATTGTAGGCCAAAACGCTGGATCGAAACTCACGCATGCCCAGGAGTTAGGTCTCACTATACTGACAGAAAAAAAATTTTTATCGCTATTAAAGAAAGCAAATTTATCGTAA
- a CDS encoding response regulator, with the protein MRILLVEDDGALGDGIHKGLKQYGYTVDWLTDGRTALSSIKTETFDVILLDLNLPGLPGLSVLREMRAAGITMPVLILTARHAIEDRIKGLDSGADDYLTKPFDLDELSARIRALQRRFSSNRAAPLLTYRDIELDPSSFTVTLKGLAISLSRREFSLLQKLLENAGHVVSRDSLNQCLYGWGDEIDSNTLEVHVHNLRKKLVDTHFIRTIRGVGYMAEKENN; encoded by the coding sequence ATGCGCATTCTATTAGTGGAAGATGATGGGGCATTAGGTGATGGGATTCACAAAGGTCTAAAACAATATGGCTATACGGTGGATTGGCTCACTGATGGCCGGACCGCCTTAAGTTCTATCAAAACAGAAACATTTGATGTCATCCTACTTGATTTAAATTTACCAGGCCTACCTGGATTAAGTGTCCTCCGTGAGATGCGCGCAGCAGGTATTACGATGCCTGTACTCATCTTAACAGCACGTCATGCCATCGAAGATAGAATAAAGGGATTAGACAGTGGTGCTGATGATTACTTAACTAAGCCTTTTGACTTAGATGAACTCTCTGCCAGAATCCGCGCTTTACAACGACGTTTTTCCAGCAATCGTGCCGCTCCTCTATTGACATACCGGGATATCGAATTAGATCCCAGCTCATTTACCGTTACGCTCAAAGGGCTTGCTATTAGTCTGTCTCGTCGTGAATTTAGTTTACTGCAAAAATTATTAGAAAATGCCGGTCACGTTGTTTCGCGCGACTCACTTAATCAATGCCTCTATGGCTGGGGTGATGAAATTGATAGCAATACACTCGAAGTCCATGTCCATAATTTACGAAAGAAATTAGTAGATACGCACTTTATTCGAACAATACGCGGCGTGGGTTATATGGCAGAGAAGGAAAATAATTAA